The Geobacillus genomosp. 3 genome segment CCGCTTCTTCCGTCCGGGGCTTGTGCTGTTCACCTACTTGCATTTGGCCGCTGATCCGGAGTTGACACGGGCGTTAAAAGAAAGCGGCGTCATCGCCATCGCCTATGAAACCGTGCAAGTCGGCCGCACGCTGCCGCTGTTGACGCCGATGAGCGAAGTCGCTGGACGGATGGCGGCGCAAATCGGGGCGCAGTTTTTAGAAAAGCCGTACGGCGGCAAAGGCATCTTGCTTGGCGGCGTCCCGGGCGTCGCCCGCGGCAAAGTGACGATCATCGGCGGCGGGGTCGTCGGCACAAACGCAGCGAAAGTCGCGGTCGGCCTCGGCGCAGATGTGACGATCATTGACTTAAACGCCGACCGCCTGCGCGAACTTGACGACATTTTCGGCCGTCAAATTACAACGCTCATGTCCAACCCGATGAACATCGCCGAAGCCGTGGCCGAAGCTGACCTTGTCATCGGCGCCGTTCTCATCCCGGGGGCGCGGGCGCCGAAACTCGTCACCGAGGACATGGTGAAAGCGATGAAACCAGGCTCGGTCATCGTCGATGTCGCCATCGACCAAGGGGGCATTGTCGAGACGAGCGACCACGTCACAACGCACGACGACCCGACATACGTCAAACACGGCGTCGTCCATTATGCGGTCGCCAACATGCCAGGCGCTGTCCCGCGCACCTCGACGATCGCGTTGACGAACGTTACGATCCCGTACGCCTTGCAAATCGCCAACAAAGGCGTCATGCAAGCGATCACCGACAACCCGGCGCTTGAGCTTGGCGTCAACGTCGCCGGCGGCGAAATCACATACGAAGCGGTCGCCCGCGACCTCGGCTACCGCTACGTCCCGGCTCGCGAAGCGCTCGGCAAAACGTTGGCCGCCAACTAACCGTGATGGACACGGCCGGCAACGTGCGCTGCCGGCCGCTTGTTCATCACTGCCCATTCTTATCATAGATCGCCCGCTTATAGCGGGCGGCTTTTTTTGCATCCGTTTCGCTATGCAAAATCATTTTCGTTCAGCGAAGCGGGCAGTGTATAATGAAAATAGAAAGCTGGAAAGAAGGTGGTTTCGTGAACGTTCCGGAAAAACAGGCGGTGTCGCTTGAAGAATTTTACCGCATGCGGGAAACAACCGACCGCATTTTAGAATACATTGCTGGCGCCGTGTTGATGCCTCCCTCCCCTTCGACCCAGCACCAACGCATATCGGGGCGATTGTACGTCAAACTGTTCCACTTTGTAGAAAAAAAGCCGTGCGAAGTGTTTCATGCCCCTTTTGATATCGAGCTAAAGAGTGAGCGGATCGAAGGCAAGACAATCGTCGTTCCGGATTTAACCGTGATTTGTGATCAAAGCGGATTAACGGATACAAAATTTGTCGGCGTTCCAACGTTAATCATTGAAATTTTAAGTCCTTCCAACCAGGCGCATGATCTCGTGTTCAAATTGAACTTGTATATGCAATACGGAGTCCATGAATATTGGATCGTGAACCCTATGCACTCTGTTGTGCAAGTCTACTCGCTCAATGACGATGGACAGTATGAGCAAGCCGGCGTCTGGAAAGAAACCGGCATGGCATGTTCGCGCACGCTTGACGGTTTTTCTGTTGATGTAGAACAACTATTTCGTCCTTGAAGGCCGCTTCATGATATAATCTTGTGGAACAAAGGAGTGATGACGATGACCATGCCAAAAGCGTTAACGATCGCCGGCTCGGACAGCAGCGGCGGCGCCGGGCTGCAGGCGGACTTGAAAACGTTCCAAGAGCTTGGCGTATACGGCATGACGGCGATCACGACGATCGTCGCCATGGATCCGCACAACCGTTGGGCGCATCAAGTGTTTCCGGTGGACTTGGCGACGATCGAAGCCCAGCTTGAGACGATCATCGTCGGCGTCGGGATTGACGCCTTCAAAACAGGCATGCTTCCGACAACGGATATCATTGAATTGGCGGCGCGCACCATTGAAAAACATGGATTGAAAAACGCTGTCATCGACCCGGTTATGGTATGCAAAGGGGCGGATGAGCCGCTCCACCCGGAAAATACGGTGTGCTACCGGGAAACGCTCGTGCCAAAAGCAACGGTCGTGACGCCGAACTTGTTTGAGGCGGCACAACTCTCCGGCCTGCCGCGCATCGAAACCGTCGAGGACATGAAAGAAGCGGCCGGACGCATTCATGAGCTCGGAGCTCAATATGTGATCGTCAAAGGCGGGCGGAAAATTCCGCACGACTATGCGGTTGACGTCCTTTACGACGGCAAAACGTTCGAACTGCTTGAGTCGGAACGGATTGACACGACGTATACGCATGGCGCCGGCTGCACGTTCTCGGCCGCCATTGCCGCCGAACTGGCAAAAGGCCGGCCGGTGAAAGACGCCATTGCGACAGCCAAAGCGTTCATCACGGCGGCGATCCGCCATTCGTTCCCGTTAAACGAATACGTCGGCCCGACACATCACGGCGCATACCGCCGCTATGAAGGAAAGTAGGCAAGGCTTCAAGCCTTGTCTTTTTTCACAAGGCGATTCGCCGCCGGAACTGTAAGGAGACTGTCTTCCCTTGAAAAGCGCGGGACTGCCGCATTCATGCCTTGAAAAAATGAATGCGCCAGACGGGCTTCGCCATGATAAAATAAGCATTATGCGTCGCGATAAAATTGAGAAAGGAGAGTGCCGCCATTGCGCGTATCCGCTGTCCAATATCATTTGCATACGATCGGTTCGTTTGACGAATTTGCCGCGCAAGTGACACATTACGTCAAAACAGCGCAAGAGTTTGACGCCGAATTTGTGTTGTTTCCGGAGTTTTTGACGACCCAGCTGCTTTCGAT includes the following:
- the ald gene encoding alanine dehydrogenase gives rise to the protein MIIGVPKEIKNNENRVAITPAGVLSFVQAGHTVLVEKDAGAGSGFANEDYVRAGAQVVEQAEDVWAQADMIMKVKEPLPSEYRFFRPGLVLFTYLHLAADPELTRALKESGVIAIAYETVQVGRTLPLLTPMSEVAGRMAAQIGAQFLEKPYGGKGILLGGVPGVARGKVTIIGGGVVGTNAAKVAVGLGADVTIIDLNADRLRELDDIFGRQITTLMSNPMNIAEAVAEADLVIGAVLIPGARAPKLVTEDMVKAMKPGSVIVDVAIDQGGIVETSDHVTTHDDPTYVKHGVVHYAVANMPGAVPRTSTIALTNVTIPYALQIANKGVMQAITDNPALELGVNVAGGEITYEAVARDLGYRYVPAREALGKTLAAN
- the pdxK gene encoding pyridoxine/pyridoxal/pyridoxamine kinase; this translates as MTMPKALTIAGSDSSGGAGLQADLKTFQELGVYGMTAITTIVAMDPHNRWAHQVFPVDLATIEAQLETIIVGVGIDAFKTGMLPTTDIIELAARTIEKHGLKNAVIDPVMVCKGADEPLHPENTVCYRETLVPKATVVTPNLFEAAQLSGLPRIETVEDMKEAAGRIHELGAQYVIVKGGRKIPHDYAVDVLYDGKTFELLESERIDTTYTHGAGCTFSAAIAAELAKGRPVKDAIATAKAFITAAIRHSFPLNEYVGPTHHGAYRRYEGK
- a CDS encoding Uma2 family endonuclease, producing MKIESWKEGGFVNVPEKQAVSLEEFYRMRETTDRILEYIAGAVLMPPSPSTQHQRISGRLYVKLFHFVEKKPCEVFHAPFDIELKSERIEGKTIVVPDLTVICDQSGLTDTKFVGVPTLIIEILSPSNQAHDLVFKLNLYMQYGVHEYWIVNPMHSVVQVYSLNDDGQYEQAGVWKETGMACSRTLDGFSVDVEQLFRP